TTTAGGAGTAAAAATCAGCAATAAAAGAAACAAAACACCTCACATGAGTTATAAATACATACCTGAAAGACAATGATGTGTCATTGATTTTTTTGAATTTGCTTGCTCCTCATTTCCCTTGTACTCTGGTGGAGTGGGTTTGGGCTTTAGGGAGAAACTAAGGCTGAAATCCAGTGTATCTCTGATAGTCTGGTTTGAATGCTCTTTGGACAACTGTGACTGTAAATCAGTTTCTGACAATCGTTTCAGCAATTGCATTATAACAGCATTAGACCTGATAGAGAACTGAGGGCAAACTATAAGAACAAAGGAACAagagcaggcctttcagcccatcaggcAGCTGCTATCTActgggtcagaagtcacacgacaccaggttatgttccaatgggtttatttgaaatcacaatcttTTGGAAAGCTGCTCCTTTGCCTTGCCATATCTTTCACATTTCCACCTAGCAACCAGGCAAGTTTCTCACTGAGCAGCAGCAAACTGCCAATTATGGGGGACTATTGTTTGTTAGAAGTGTCAATAATGTCACAATTCACATCATTAACAATCACGTTCCAATTATCCCAAATATGCCAAGCAAGTGGGAGATTGAGAATTGTCGACATGGAAGTCAGAGTGGGACCTGGGGGcttcagctcactgcttgctccGAAGGACCTCCCTGGGACTTTGGGCACCATGCCAGACTGACATTTCCACCTTCAGGCGCACAACAGCCTTTTACACCTGATGTGGGTGCCAAGGGTACTGGCAAATTCTGGGATGAGCCAGCTGTGGAAGGTTGTTTGGGAATGGTGTGTGATAAGATGGAACTGGAATCAGACAAAGAGGGTCAACACAGGGCTGGGGTCATTAATTAATAAGGTTCACTTGATAAAATTCAACAAGAATATTTACTAGACCTCTAAAAACACTCGGCACAACTGGCACTGAGATAAATAAATATTAGATTCTGCCCAAAGCGGCCTATAGCTGTCATCTCCGTCAAAAGGAAACTCAGATCTGCTTCAAGGAAACTCTTCTTGCTGCTCTGCAATTGCATCTTTGCTGTTTCATTGCTGCCTCTTTCTGCCTTTCACAAGTATTGGCTCTCACCCACCACAGCCCTCCAAACCAGCAACACTCTCTGCCCTCTGTGTTTCCTACTTGCTCACCTGGAAGGCCTGCCCTGAGTATGGAGCAGCCCCTGAGTGATTTCTGTGCAGTCCGCTAACTGACTTACTGCCAGAACTAATCCCCAGAACTTGATCTGAAGATTGACCCGAGACCTAATTTGTGGACCATTAGGTCACAGATCTCCAGACCCTGATTGCACTAAGCATGTGACTGAACTAAACCAACCCCCTGGACTGAGATTGGATGAGGCCCACGATTGACTTGGCTGTACCCCTGACTGACAAGAGGCTCCTTGACAGAAGTGAGGACTACTCCCCTGAGACTTTGAGAAAGGATGGTCTGTTTGGAGTGTGTTTACTGGCATGGAAGCCACCCAGCGAAGGGGGAAGCAACACCTACACGACGAGGATGCAGGCAGCTCTTCCgacggtgaggacgggcgcaaggagggtcgtcaccagaggaagagacagaccgcagtgaggaaaaaggagggcagcaccgcccaagcaggaaaagacgatccctctgaggggatgggtaaagGCCTCCCCCCACCCGGTGAGAACCATGAGATACACACCgccccacagctccaggtaactgggagcagcggtcCTGTGACAGCCCCGCTGTCAGATAGAGAACTGGACGGTGCGGACCCTGGGCCCGACCCgaagacaccagagcggggaaatggctcaggcgtggagccggacagctacctcagccctgggaaggtccagcagtttgccgtcaccacggggatgcacatAGCTACCCCAGAGGGGCAagaccagcagcaaatggacagtgttaacctcataaactgttaaaatggggttaaaaATTGCCAGCATCAATGTGTGTAGCATCAAATcagctacgcgatgtgtttctacgatggccttcctggccaacattAAAGCCgacgtcctgtttctgcaggagtgtgggataccgcacctcagcagctacaAGAGATgatcgagcttgtgggcccatgggccgtcagtttgGTCGGGGGACGACGagagccgcgcctccggcctgggtatcctgttgcgaggaggcaacttcaccatctccaaggttaaggaggtggtgggcgggcgcctcctcatCGCCGACatcatgtacaggaatgctcccctgagactgattaatgtgtacgccccagtgggtaagagtgaatggttggccgtcctgcagcagcttccactgttgctggctacgtccaggccagtCATTCTGGctggagacttcaactgtatcattgatgcagatggatgaTCCGGCAGGGGGGGAggacagtaaactggacgccacgtccagagccctgatggacatggtaaaagatgccaagctgcacgacaTCTTCAgtacccctgcagatggagcacagcatagatacacctggtcacgggcagacgggtctatccgctcaaggatagattacctgtttgtcccccgaacgctctcggtcagatccaccgacatcaagccggtgctcttctctgaccactgcctcctgctggctgactgtcacctACAAGACGAGCggcgggctggtaagggaacgtggaagctgaacacaaagttgttgaccccgggaaacattgaggagctcaagagggactatgCAGGTTGGAGAGCCGTGAAGCCCCTATTAgagtccccagcggactggtgggaaacagtaaaagggaacatcaagaggttcttcatcctcaaaggtgttcaagaggcaagagagaggcagggaaaactgtcccagctccaggaaagtatgcagaacctgctcctgctgcagacgatgggggtcgatgtcacggaagacctcaaggaggtgaagggccagcaagcctcgctctttgccttggAGACGTCCAAGGTAATCTTCCgatccagggtccgctcggtggagcaggacgagatgtGTTCACGTTTCTTCTTCTAGAAGGTGCACAATgagagctctgtgctcagcagcctgaaggaagaagatggctcaataatgtcatctcaggctgacgtcatgaggatcagtaaatccttcaATGCCAGTCCGTATGacgcgaagccgaccgacagcgcggcctcccagtcattcctgtcctctatctcagaggtcttagatgacagaacacgagagaggctggaccagccgctatctctggacgagctgaccaaggcccttgaGTCCTATGAAAAGAATACAACTCCCGGAAGCAAcagcttaccggtcgagctctattccgctctttgggacttgatcggccaggacttgctggaggtgtatgtcagtatgcttcgggcaggtaccatgagtgaatccatgaggaaaggcatcatcaccctcatctacaagcggaagggggagagggaggaactcaaaaattggagaccaatctcactgttgaatgcggattacaaaattctgtcaaaggtcatcgccaaccgggtcaggtctgctctggggtcagtgattcaccccgaccaaacctgtgctttgccgggcaggaagatcgctgagagtctcacactcctcagggatacgatcgcctacgtgcaggacagagggttggatacctgcctcatcagcctggatcaggagaaagcctttgacagaatATCACAcacgtatatgagagatgttatctccaaaatgggctttggggagggaatctgcaattggatcagactgttctacaccaacattgtcagtgcagtctcaatcaatgggtgggagtcagatagcttcccagtcagatctggagtcaggcagggctgccctctctctcctgccttgtttgtgtgttgcatagagccatttgccgagtccatcaggaaggatgtgagcctgagaggggtgactattcctggcagcgggagcctgcaggttaaggcctccctgtacatggatgacgttgccgttttctgctcggatccgctatccgtgcgcagactcatgtgcatatgtgaccagtttgaacgggcctcgggggccaaggtaaaccgaggcaagagcgaggccatgctcttcgggaactgggccgaccaatcctctatccccttcaccatcaggaccgaccacctgaaggtgctgggtatttggttcgggaggctggggcgtgcgccaactCTTGGGAGGaacgtatcagcaaagtgaggcagaaattgggcagatggaagctatggTCACTTTCCATCactggaaaaaacctggtcatcaggtgtgaggcactgtcattgctattatatgtggcacaggtctggcctatccccagaacctgtaccgctgcagtcacctgggccatcttccagtttatatggaggtcaaagatggaccgggtccgaagggactcaatgtacaaagatctgggcaacgggggaaaaaatgcacccaatgccaccctcaccctgatggccacctttgtgtgtggctgcatcaagctgtgcgtggatccccggtacgcaaacaccaagtgtcactacgtactgaggttctacctgtccccggtgttgcgaaggatgggcctggcctcgctgccgcggaacgctccgagtagttggaccattccataccacctgtccttcatggagaaatttatgaagaaaaacacctttgaccacaagtccatcaggaagtggtcagcacgtagtgtccttgagacccttcgggaaaaggagagggcagatcctattgagcggttccctgagcagactgtcaaagccatttggtaGAATGcttcatcgccagaactttccaacaagcaccaagacatggcttggctggtggtgaaaagggctctgcctgtgagatcctttatgcacgcccggactctcagccacaccgcacgctgccctcgaagcggttgtggggggacgagactgtcacacacctccttctggaatgggcctatgcagaagaagtctggagaggaatgcagtggtgtttgtcgatgTTCGTCCCAAGCAGCGCCGTGATGCGGGACTCCATGCCTGTTCCCTGggatgcacaccgagacgaacatcaactgtgcctggaggatcattaactcggtgaaggacgctctctgggcggtccgaaacctgttgatcttccagctgaaggagttgaccccgactgagcgttgcagactggcatattccaaagtccaggactacgtgttgagggacgcgctgaagcttggggcagctgccgccaaggcgtggtggggaaagaccaccgtgaaacatctgcctgcctaaagaagaacagggggcccacgcagtcatttgggctctgctgacgcctcagctaaaaatgtaatcgtacagacctgtaaataggaatgattactctgtttttggtatgcaaacaaatggaatgtttacatatgtatggcatgtccagttgtacagatcatcaaagtattttatgaataaagtatatttttgaaataaacaaaAGTACTGTGGCTGTACAGTGACAGGTCTGTCCCCTTTGATTGGTTGGTGCTGAGAAACGTGACAAGTTGTCTGGCTTTCTGTCTATGCTAAACAGCAAAGCAAGACAGAACTACTGCGAGCAAGTAAGTTTTGAATGAAATGGCAAAGTGCAAAAAGGCAACGCAAGACATGGCAGAGATGCTGATGCATTCTAGTTATTGCGAAGTGAGTGTGAAAAGGAAGCGAGCTAAAAGCCCTGAGATACACTGCAGTCCAGTGCATGAAGTAGGTGCGCAAAGCAGACTGGCAGCAGCATTGCAGTGCAAAGTGTCAAGTGAGCTCCAAATTGCCATGTTAAAGTTCCAAACTCTATACTAAGCATGTCTGAGGTATGCCCTGATGCTGTGGTGAGGCTGGTACTTTATCAGTGCCAGCATCCATGAATAGAAGGTGTGCAAGTGGTCCCAGACCATGGCCGGTACCGTAAGGTGCTTGGGAAAATTGGAAGCCTGGAGAAGATGCTGTTGAGCTACAGCCTACAGGTACTCGCTATGAGTTTCATTTTGGGAACTGGCATCATCTAAACTCGGAGGTCTGCGCAACAACAGGGACAATGAGAGGCACCACATGTTTTGGGGCCACAATTACTTTCAAtatgtattaatgacttggatgggggAAATGAATGTGCTAAcactaagtttgtggatgacacaaaaaataGAAGGGTAAATGGTGAACGTGAAACAAAGAGTccatagagggatatagacaggttaatgTGACTGTGCAAaggcttggcagatggaatatagtcTGGTGAAATGTGAGGTTCTGCTCTTTGTCAGAAAGAATATAGGAGCTGAATATTACTTCACTGTGGAAAGAAGGCAGAAAGTTGTGACACAGAGGGATTTGGAGCTGCTCATGTATGAAGAGCTGAacgctagcatccaagttcagcgaGCAATTGGGGATGCAAATGAACGGTGGACATTAATTTTAAGGGAAGTGGAGTATAAAAatgggaggtcttgctaaaactataaaaGGCACTAGTTAGGCCATGCCTAGAACATTGTGAATGTATTTTATTCCTGTTCtctgaggaaaaatattttagaTTGGAgacaatccagagaaggttctcAAGATTGATCCCAGGTACAGAGGAACTTTCTCATGAGGAGACATTGAACAGTTTGGGCCTGttattggagtttaaaagaatgagaggtgaccttattgaaacatatgagattctgaaggggcttgTCTTAAGGGGCTGGATTGGGTAGATGCCGAGAAATTATATCCCCTTATGGGTGAGTCCAGAGccagagaacataatctcagagtgAGTGGTCACCCAGTTcaggcagagacaggggggattTATTTTCTCAGTGGGTGGTGAATTTAtgtaattctttactgcagagggttgtggaggttgctttgttaagtatattcaaagctggGATAGATAGATCTTCTTCTTTTAGtaagagaatcaaaggttaagGGGGTGAAGCCGGAAAGTGGGTTTTAGGATTACCAGATCAACCAGGACTTCATTAAATGGTGGCACAGACTGTCTTTGggttgaaaggcctgtttctactcCAATGCCTTATTGCCTTGTGATGTTATGATTAATACATGCACAAAGAGCCTTCACCAGTTACTAATGAAACTCTAATCTGGTTGTAGAAACTTTAAGAAGAAAGTTAGAATGTAATTTtaaagttgtgaatttcactttcTAATTCTTGCCATAGTCTCCCAACTCTTTCGGCCTTGCCCACCCTATTCAGATGTGCAAATTCTGCCCagcaactgtttctctctccacagagagGACCTTGTTAGTCATATTTCCATCGATTTTGTATTAGCAACATCTTTTGTTTTGAATGAGGACTTATTGACTTTAGGGCTTTAAAGTGTCTGCAGCACCCGTGTCTTATGGGGACAGTTTGAGGTCTGAAAACAGTGGTACATCATGGTCTGAGACAATGAAAATACTGGGGTCTAGGTTCCATAACAAAATCAGGTTTGATATCCGGGATGCATTAGGCTCTGATATCAGTAGTATGTTGAGGTCAGAATTCATTGGTATGTTGGATCTGGTATTAATGCAACTTTTGGGTCTGTTTTCCTGCCCGTATTGGTGTCTGACCTTAGAGGTGCCTTTATGTTTCAAATATTTGATACTTTGGGGTATGACTTCAGGAGAATATTGGGGGCTGTGAACTCCAGGAAGAAGTCAATAAACTATGAACAATCACCAAAATCAGAGCAAAAGCCAGTAGTCGCAAGTTGTAGTAACCAGAATACACATTATTTGCAGAATCTTGGACTTGGTCTGGTAACTGCAGAAGAAAGACTTCTCTCTGTAggtagtttgattagagatgtACCAAAATTATCTGATGATAACGTACAGGGAAAATGTATATATTGGGTCTCAAAAATCTGAAAAGCCAGGCATTGTTTAATATGGTGTTGATGAAAGGGGATTAGAATGCCTTTGAAGCCATACTGATGTTTGATTATTTAAGCATTCTTTACCAATTCTCAGATATAATTACCATGTAATACAGATTCTCCTATTATTTTTGACTGCAGAAAAACATAGAGATTGAAGGTCTTGAACATtagaatttttaatgttttacttCTTTGAAAATTGTTGTTTTATGAATGGTGACTTCAAATTGGGGCTTTTGATTGTACAATGTATGCTGGTTGTTTGTCATTATTGTGGCATTTGATAGTTTTCAATTTGTTAATACTTAATCAAAAATTTGATGGCTAAAGCATTGTGATGACTTGAATCAATCATAATTGACTGAAGTTATGACACCAGGAAGGGTTATGACCATGTTTATGGTGAAATGTATATGCCGGTCTATGTATTCAAACCAAGTGCTACTCATAATCTTTGTTATTGTACAGTTTAATGAATGACATATGCAATGTATTGGTCTCATCAATTTTGCTTTATTTATACTTCACGATATTTCAGTTACACTGAGGAGTATTTCAGCAAGATAGCCAGATTTTGGATGCCATTTAGAAATCCCTCATGCGCCTGAAAGACCCAACAGTTGCGTTGTATCCTCCCCAGTCACTGTATCTCCTGTATTCACCAGGCCTCATGAAGTACTGGCGCCCTCTGTAGTCAGGATGTTCATAGAAGATCCAGTAACCGTCCATCACATGGCAGGAGTGGATGTCACGGTAACGGAAACGATCGTAGACAGATGGACAGTCATCCATGAATTCCATCATCTGTCCTCCAAAGTCAGGCCTCTCATAAATCCTCATTCTGTAGGATCCTCCACGATAC
The genomic region above belongs to Chiloscyllium punctatum isolate Juve2018m chromosome 10, sChiPun1.3, whole genome shotgun sequence and contains:
- the LOC140481995 gene encoding gamma-crystallin S-1-like isoform X2 — its product is MGRIIFYEDRNFQGRHYECSSDCADLSPYFSRCNSIRVDSDWWVLYEKPNYMGYQYVLTRGEYPDYQRWMGFNDCVRSCRSYPQYRGGSYRMRIYERPDFGGQMMEFMDDCPSVYDRFRYRDIHSCHVMDGYWIFYEHPDYRGRQYFMRPGEYRRYSDWGGYNATVGSFRRMRDF
- the LOC140481995 gene encoding gamma-crystallin S-1-like isoform X1, encoding MGKIIFYEDRNFQGRHYECSSDCADLSPYFSRCNSIRVDSDWWVLYEKPNYMGYQYVLTRGEYPDYQRWMGFNDCVRSCRSYPQYRGGSYRMRIYERPDFGGQMMEFMDDCPSVYDRFRYRDIHSCHVMDGYWIFYEHPDYRGRQYFMRPGEYRRYSDWGGYNATVGSFRRMRDF